A window from Citrus sinensis cultivar Valencia sweet orange chromosome 5, DVS_A1.0, whole genome shotgun sequence encodes these proteins:
- the LOC102619957 gene encoding uncharacterized protein LOC102619957 produces the protein MGDRSPTSDNVYSIFGHAIGKTYKFVTKWNTDKSPTNKSENEAEAKFDAKFEAYKKGLQRNESSTTGKYNSRGSVDDNFISRSSVFEKCASRRSHTPSPKTAYISNSTSWHNQDQRSTSRKSGPLLLYEQSSDGSIRRGVRTTSSESTEGSVRRGIRTTSSEMSEGSSRRGSRTSSQVSEGSSRRGRTSTDSTEGSTRRGRTSETTMESTADPSLSRNMSRRSPIIFSQTTAARRKPPPVERKLTCTLEELCEGSVKKITINREIVSDDGKIYQEEETLRVKLKPGWKKGTKITFEGKGDRKPGYLPADIVFSIDEKRHPLFRRTGDDLEIGVEIPLVQALTGCSLAVPLLGKEKMNLSFDEIIYPDFEKVIQGQGMPKPKEEGKRGDLRIRFLVEFPTNLSNAQRHEAYTILQDCY, from the exons ATGGGAGATCGTTCTCCGACTTCAGATAATGTTTACAGCATCTTCGGCCACGCAATTGGCAAGACATACAAATTTGTTACCAAATGGAATACTGATAAGAGCCCAACCAACAAATCAGAAAATGAAGCTGAAGCCAAATTCGATGCTAAATTTGAAGCTTACAAAAag GGACTGCAACGTAATGAATCTTCAACCACGGGGAAATATAATTCCCGCGGAAGCGTTGACGATAACTTCATTTCACGGTCGTCTGTTTTTGAAAAGTGTGCAAGCAGAAGAAGCCACACACCGTCACCAAAAACGGCATATATTTCCAACAGTACAAGCTGGCATAACCAAGATCAGAGAAGTACAAGCAGAAAGAGCGGGCCATTGTTATTATACGAACAATCATCCGACGGCTCAATTAGAAGAGGCGTTAGAACAACATCATCAGAGTCAACAGAAGGTTCAGTTAGAAGAGGCATTAGAACAACATCGTCAGAAATGTCGGAGGGTTCATCAAGAAGAGGCAGCAGAACATCATCCCAAGTATCGGAGGGTTCATCAAGAAGAGGCAGAACATCAACGGATTCGACTGAGGGTTCAACAAGACGAGGGAGAACATCCGAAACGACGATGGAGAGTACTGCAGATCCAAGCCTTTCAAGAAATATGAGCAGGCGGAGCCCTATTATATTCTCCCAAACCACCGCGGCAAGGAGGAAACCGCCGCCGGTTGAAAGAAAACTTACATGCACGCTTGAGGAATTATGTGAAGGTTCTGTTAAAAAGATCACGATCAATAGAGAAATCGTCTCCGATGACgg AAAAATTTACCAAGAAGAGGAGACACTAAGAGTAAAATTGAAGCCGGGATGGAAAAAGGGAACAAAGATTACATTCGAGGGAAAGGGCGATCGGAAACCCGGTTATCTTCCGGCGGATATAGTTTTCTCGATAGACGAAAAACGGCACCCTTTGTTCAGAAGGACTGGTGATGATTTGGAAATAGGAGTTGAGATACCTTTGGTTCAGGCTCTCACTGGCTGTTCTCTTGCTGTCCCTCTtttaggaaaagaaaaaatgaatttgtcaTTTGATGAAATCATATATCCAGATTTTGAAAAGGTTATTCAAGGCCAAGGAATGCCAAAACCCAAAGAAGAAGGAAAGAGAGGAGATTTGAGAATTAGATTCTTGGTTGAATTTCccacaaatttgagtaatgcACAGCGCCATGAAGCCTATACCATTTTACAAGATTGTTATTGA